A genomic segment from Dietzia psychralcaliphila encodes:
- a CDS encoding DUF6541 family protein: MVMLTLTALLVVPGLIVGLAAQLPLRLAVGTSIPVSAGIVTIATYAYGRSGVPWSLGGYAVATAITTVVVGLVGLFISGSVWMWRRRRRRTGRTVHPAAPPGRRHSRWWLLPAASVLVSAWLIGQMIITELSATPDGTANIFQGWDAHWHANYIQFIHQTGLASPDQAGELRYPENGATLYYPSTWHAIAALVMGLRGIGAVETYNLVQIGTMAVAFPLGVAALTWLITHRRFSRPAVATSAAVAAMATPLFPGLPFVEVMVAATPSGVANGLAGLVAAVVVAALADRRLVPAAALGLVGISGVHPSAMVTAGVIVLFWWLFEGLWRPVRGRLRDFLVLAGIGLAGVLTLLPQILTVSEDADEISAFEFEIDADRAAVWGRALTLQVRHVQDWGVRWVLLALAVLGVIILLRRLVLWPILLWGGLLVVCVNSMSTFGNWTGGVLRGIGSIYYNDPRRIGVILAIVVAAAVGVGVGVTVQALAGWLARLIDPITDPRGTGAAGLRVAVALAALVATGSWVVQASPEYAVAAGANQRAGRMVDSHDLRAFEWLSEQPQAYSGLIYTNPDEGSGWMYATHGLPSTARHYLQSGSTAPLTTTLFFSMDRAGTDPRVDAALDQLGVTYVYVSPPNYWGFQKPNEHLLRLDQAPGLVKVYSDSQVRIFAVRAAFTEGEIAQILADSPFPPDRRTPLTRASALYGGE; this comes from the coding sequence ATGGTCATGCTGACCCTCACCGCACTCCTCGTGGTCCCCGGGCTGATCGTGGGACTGGCCGCACAGCTACCCCTCCGGCTGGCGGTGGGCACGTCGATCCCGGTGTCCGCGGGAATCGTCACGATCGCCACCTATGCGTACGGCCGGTCGGGTGTGCCCTGGTCCCTGGGCGGGTATGCGGTCGCCACGGCGATCACCACGGTGGTGGTGGGTCTGGTCGGTCTGTTCATCTCGGGTTCGGTCTGGATGTGGCGACGACGGAGACGTCGGACGGGCCGGACTGTCCATCCGGCCGCGCCCCCGGGCCGTCGACACTCCCGGTGGTGGCTGCTGCCGGCCGCGTCGGTCCTGGTGAGCGCGTGGCTGATCGGGCAGATGATCATCACCGAGCTCTCGGCCACCCCGGACGGCACGGCGAACATCTTCCAGGGTTGGGACGCCCACTGGCACGCCAACTACATCCAGTTCATTCACCAGACGGGCCTGGCATCGCCCGACCAGGCGGGTGAGCTGCGGTACCCCGAGAACGGGGCCACCCTCTACTACCCGAGCACCTGGCACGCCATCGCCGCCCTGGTCATGGGGCTGCGGGGGATAGGGGCGGTCGAGACCTACAACCTCGTGCAGATCGGCACCATGGCGGTGGCGTTCCCGCTCGGTGTGGCCGCACTGACCTGGCTCATCACGCACCGCCGGTTCTCGCGGCCGGCCGTCGCCACCTCGGCGGCCGTGGCCGCGATGGCCACCCCGCTGTTCCCCGGACTGCCCTTCGTCGAGGTCATGGTGGCCGCGACCCCGTCCGGGGTGGCCAACGGACTGGCGGGCCTGGTGGCCGCGGTGGTGGTGGCCGCGCTGGCCGACCGCCGCCTCGTGCCCGCCGCCGCGCTCGGACTGGTCGGCATCAGCGGTGTGCACCCGTCGGCGATGGTCACCGCCGGGGTCATCGTGCTGTTCTGGTGGTTGTTCGAGGGGCTGTGGCGGCCTGTCAGGGGGCGCCTGCGTGACTTCCTCGTCCTGGCCGGGATCGGCCTCGCGGGGGTGCTCACACTGCTGCCGCAGATCCTCACCGTCTCCGAGGACGCTGACGAGATCTCGGCCTTCGAGTTCGAGATCGACGCCGACCGGGCAGCCGTCTGGGGAAGGGCCCTCACCCTCCAGGTGCGGCACGTGCAGGACTGGGGCGTGCGCTGGGTACTGCTGGCCCTCGCGGTCCTGGGCGTGATCATCCTGCTCCGCCGACTGGTGCTGTGGCCGATCCTGCTGTGGGGCGGACTGCTGGTGGTGTGCGTCAACTCGATGAGCACGTTCGGTAACTGGACCGGCGGCGTGCTCCGCGGGATCGGGAGCATCTACTACAACGACCCGCGCCGGATCGGGGTGATCCTGGCGATCGTCGTGGCGGCCGCGGTCGGTGTGGGCGTGGGGGTGACGGTCCAGGCACTGGCGGGCTGGTTGGCGCGGCTGATCGACCCGATCACCGACCCGCGCGGGACCGGAGCGGCGGGCCTTCGGGTCGCGGTCGCACTGGCCGCGCTGGTGGCCACCGGGTCGTGGGTCGTCCAGGCCTCGCCCGAGTACGCCGTGGCGGCGGGCGCGAACCAGCGCGCGGGTCGGATGGTCGACAGTCACGATCTGCGGGCCTTCGAGTGGCTCTCCGAGCAACCGCAGGCGTACTCGGGCCTGATCTACACCAACCCCGACGAGGGGTCGGGATGGATGTACGCCACCCATGGACTGCCCTCTACCGCGCGCCACTACCTGCAATCGGGTTCGACCGCTCCGCTCACGACCACCCTGTTCTTCAGCATGGACCGGGCCGGGACCGACCCGCGTGTCGACGCCGCGCTCGACCAGCTCGGCGTGACCTACGTGTACGTCAGCCCGCCCAACTACTGGGGCTTCCAGAAACCCAACGAGCACCTGCTCCGGCTCGACCAGGCCCCTGGCCTGGTCAAGGTCTACTCGGACTCGCAGGTGCGGATCTTCGCCGTCCGGGCCGCCTTCACCGAGGGGGAGATCGCACAGATACTCGCCGACTCGCCCTTCCCACCGGACAGGCGTACGCCGCTGACACGCGCCTCCGCGCTGTACGGCGGGGAGTGA
- a CDS encoding SDR family NAD(P)-dependent oxidoreductase: protein MRALVTGGAGFIGSTLVDRLLSEGHEVTVVDDLSRGRLENLSRARESGSRFAFRELNLTDPAIEDLVAEVAPEVVFHLAAQIDVRLSVEDPVHDAEVNVVGTVRLAEAARRAGVRRIVFTSSGGSIYGPVTDLPVAESRPVDPMSPYAAGKVAGEVYLEMFAKLYGIEWAGVAPANVYGPRQDPHGEAGVVAIFSQRLLAGQPTRVFGDGGNTRDYVFVDDVVDAFVRAATVPSAAGLRFNVGTGVETSDRELHTLVAAAAGSGDDPEYAPARLGDVARSALEAGRAAEVLGWTPQVSINEGVARTVDYFRG from the coding sequence ATGAGGGCACTCGTGACGGGTGGGGCCGGGTTCATCGGGTCGACCCTGGTGGACCGCTTGCTGTCCGAGGGGCACGAGGTGACGGTCGTCGACGATCTGTCACGGGGCCGGCTGGAGAACCTCTCCCGTGCCCGAGAGTCCGGTTCGCGGTTCGCGTTCCGCGAGCTGAACCTGACCGACCCGGCGATCGAGGACCTGGTGGCGGAGGTCGCGCCCGAGGTCGTGTTCCATCTGGCCGCGCAGATCGACGTGCGCCTGTCGGTGGAGGACCCGGTGCACGACGCCGAGGTCAACGTGGTGGGCACCGTCCGGCTGGCCGAGGCCGCCCGACGGGCCGGGGTGCGGAGGATCGTCTTCACCTCCTCGGGAGGGTCGATCTACGGCCCCGTCACCGACCTGCCGGTGGCCGAGTCACGGCCGGTGGACCCGATGAGCCCGTACGCGGCGGGCAAGGTGGCCGGTGAGGTCTACCTGGAGATGTTCGCCAAGTTGTACGGGATCGAGTGGGCGGGCGTGGCGCCGGCCAACGTGTACGGACCGCGCCAGGACCCGCACGGCGAGGCCGGGGTGGTGGCGATCTTCTCCCAGCGACTTCTTGCCGGTCAGCCGACCCGGGTGTTCGGGGACGGGGGCAACACTCGCGACTACGTGTTCGTCGACGACGTCGTCGACGCCTTCGTACGCGCCGCGACCGTTCCGTCCGCCGCGGGACTGCGCTTCAACGTGGGCACCGGCGTCGAGACCAGCGACCGCGAGCTGCACACCCTGGTGGCCGCGGCGGCGGGATCGGGGGACGACCCCGAGTACGCCCCCGCCCGCCTCGGTGACGTCGCACGCTCGGCGCTGGAGGCCGGCCGCGCCGCCGAGGTGCTGGGCTGGACGCCGCAGGTCTCGATCAACGAGGGCGTCGCCCGCACCGTGGACTACTTCCGGGGTTGA